A part of Melittangium boletus DSM 14713 genomic DNA contains:
- a CDS encoding serine/threonine protein kinase, with translation MDSPATNDSAALPRLLGRYELVHLLGQGGMGEVYLAKISGAAGFEKPCIVKTILPTLLKDRQFLDRFHHEAKVLVHLVHSSIAQVYDMGEAENTYYMALEYVAGVDLAFLQEQARVQGQSLPLPVALYLGQHISEGLGYAHRKMGPDGQPLGIVHRDVSPHNVMLSYEGEVKVIDFGLAKSAARSKYTLPSTVMGKLGYMSPEQVRAEAVDHRSDIYSCGVVVWELLAGQPLFAHGTVGEMMAAMSNPVVPALHELRPDVDPSLDAVVRRALAPHPEDRYARADDFARALNEQLLRQGSSLGAEEVGNFVRGLCPEAFASQRQLLSRLTSNPSLRRTPIPLGPTGMPMNTGVQTPAAMDATGIGFASTMVRADSRTAVPVVSPSPEALSQGPGRKGWTVAILLGALGLIGATAGVTTVWLTNNQPAGSEYASHDRGPPDERRPRGPGSFHRGERPPEDRPPPPDGPPRPWPPPPPVGPPPALEGPPPAGAAMGGEPPPPEEPKVVVETPAPKSARLVPAEHVAAMRPGPKASQFLVPEGRAAGLSPGMVIPVVVAPVRDGKAKLLGEATVLKVSEKGAVVSPDARVRNAGRIERFAVLPLVVPAKFEVPSEPPPAPAPAVTAPPKPAAPSGPRALVGRIADRSRTPLLRKFEITNTDTITWSNCILVAQGRETYKLGGIAPGGSREVSLRDFEHGEAGGPFVEQNRLGLFCAEGQKLFPVKL, from the coding sequence ATGGACTCTCCCGCGACGAACGACTCCGCTGCCCTGCCTCGTCTCCTCGGCCGTTACGAACTCGTCCATCTTCTGGGGCAGGGTGGAATGGGAGAGGTGTACCTCGCCAAGATTTCCGGAGCGGCGGGTTTCGAGAAGCCCTGCATCGTCAAGACGATCCTCCCCACGCTCCTGAAGGACCGGCAGTTCCTCGATCGCTTCCACCATGAAGCGAAGGTTCTCGTGCACCTGGTGCACTCGTCCATCGCGCAGGTCTACGACATGGGCGAGGCCGAGAACACCTACTACATGGCGCTCGAGTACGTGGCGGGCGTGGATCTGGCCTTCCTGCAGGAGCAGGCCCGCGTGCAGGGCCAGTCGCTGCCCCTCCCGGTGGCGCTCTACCTCGGCCAGCACATCAGCGAGGGGCTGGGGTATGCCCACCGGAAGATGGGCCCGGACGGCCAGCCGCTCGGCATCGTCCACCGCGACGTGTCGCCGCACAACGTCATGCTCTCCTATGAAGGAGAGGTGAAGGTCATCGACTTCGGCCTCGCCAAGAGCGCCGCCCGGAGCAAGTACACGCTGCCCTCCACCGTCATGGGCAAGCTCGGTTACATGTCCCCGGAGCAGGTGCGTGCCGAGGCCGTGGATCACCGCAGCGACATCTACTCGTGCGGGGTGGTGGTGTGGGAGTTGCTCGCCGGGCAGCCCCTGTTCGCCCATGGCACCGTGGGCGAGATGATGGCCGCCATGTCCAACCCCGTCGTGCCCGCGCTGCACGAGCTGCGGCCGGACGTGGATCCCTCGCTCGATGCCGTGGTGCGTCGCGCGCTCGCGCCCCATCCCGAGGACCGTTACGCCCGCGCCGACGACTTCGCCCGCGCCCTGAACGAGCAGTTGCTGCGCCAGGGCTCGTCCCTGGGCGCCGAGGAAGTGGGCAACTTCGTGCGCGGACTCTGCCCGGAGGCCTTCGCGTCGCAGCGCCAGCTCCTCTCCCGGCTCACCTCCAACCCGAGCCTGCGCCGCACCCCCATTCCCCTGGGCCCGACCGGGATGCCCATGAACACCGGCGTCCAGACGCCCGCGGCGATGGACGCGACTGGAATTGGCTTCGCCTCCACCATGGTGCGCGCTGACAGCCGTACCGCCGTGCCCGTGGTGTCCCCCTCACCCGAGGCCCTGTCTCAAGGACCCGGCCGCAAGGGGTGGACGGTGGCGATCCTCCTCGGCGCGCTCGGGTTGATCGGCGCCACGGCGGGGGTGACGACCGTGTGGTTGACGAACAATCAACCCGCTGGCTCGGAGTATGCCTCCCACGATCGGGGTCCTCCGGACGAGCGGCGCCCGCGGGGTCCCGGAAGTTTTCATCGAGGTGAACGCCCTCCGGAGGATCGCCCTCCACCGCCCGATGGCCCTCCTCGGCCCTGGCCTCCTCCTCCTCCCGTGGGTCCGCCGCCGGCGCTCGAGGGTCCTCCTCCCGCCGGTGCGGCGATGGGGGGGGAGCCCCCGCCTCCCGAGGAGCCCAAGGTGGTGGTGGAGACTCCGGCCCCGAAATCGGCCCGGCTCGTTCCCGCGGAACACGTGGCGGCGATGCGGCCCGGCCCCAAGGCGTCGCAGTTCCTCGTTCCGGAGGGACGCGCGGCGGGGCTCTCGCCGGGCATGGTCATCCCCGTGGTGGTGGCCCCCGTGCGGGATGGAAAGGCGAAGCTGCTGGGCGAGGCGACGGTGCTCAAGGTGTCCGAGAAGGGCGCCGTGGTGTCACCGGATGCCCGGGTGCGCAACGCGGGGCGGATCGAGCGTTTCGCGGTCCTTCCCCTCGTCGTCCCGGCGAAGTTCGAGGTTCCCTCGGAGCCTCCCCCCGCACCGGCTCCCGCCGTGACGGCGCCTCCCAAACCCGCCGCGCCCTCGGGGCCGCGGGCGTTGGTGGGACGCATCGCGGATCGCAGCCGCACCCCGTTGTTGAGGAAGTTCGAGATCACCAACACGGACACCATCACGTGGAGCAACTGCATCCTCGTGGCCCAGGGACGCGAGACGTACAAACTGGGAGGCATCGCGCCTGGGGGTTCGCGGGAAGTGTCGCTCAGGGACTTCGAGCACGGCGAGGCGGGAGGGCCCTTCGTGGAGCAGAATCGCCTGGGTCTCTTCTGCGCCGAGGGCCAGAAGCTCTTTCCCGTGAAGCTGTGA